The proteins below are encoded in one region of uncultured Eubacteriales bacterium:
- the tdk gene encoding Thymidine kinase encodes MAKLYFRYGVMGSSKTANALMVRYNYEERGQEALLVKPTVDQRDGARFVASRAGLSHPCIYFSDLRAMKPEELKPYACIIVDEAQFLSKEEVQYLTYLVDDLNVPVICYGLRADFKGELFPGSQELLASADIIEEIKTICWCGRKAIHNARFDDNGVVLKEGEQVVLGANDKYIGLCRKHWKEGNLGPKE; translated from the coding sequence GTGGCAAAGCTGTATTTCCGCTATGGGGTGATGGGCTCCAGCAAGACGGCCAACGCACTGATGGTGCGCTATAACTACGAGGAGCGGGGGCAGGAGGCCTTGTTGGTGAAACCCACCGTCGACCAGCGGGACGGGGCCCGGTTTGTGGCCTCCCGCGCGGGGCTGAGCCATCCGTGCATCTACTTCTCCGATCTGCGGGCCATGAAGCCCGAAGAGCTGAAACCCTATGCCTGCATTATCGTGGATGAGGCCCAGTTCCTCTCTAAAGAGGAGGTGCAGTACCTCACCTATCTGGTTGACGATTTGAATGTCCCGGTCATCTGCTACGGCCTAAGGGCCGACTTTAAGGGAGAGCTCTTTCCCGGCTCTCAGGAGCTGCTGGCCTCGGCGGACATTATCGAGGAGATCAAGACCATCTGCTGGTGCGGCCGCAAGGCAATCCACAACGCCCGTTTTGACGACAACGGTGTGGTGCTCAAGGAGGGGGAGCAGGTGGTGCTGGGGGCCAACGACAAGTACATCGGACTGTGCCGCAAGCACTGGAAAGAGGGCAATCTAGGCCCCAAGGAGTAA
- a CDS encoding Sigma-70, region 4, translating to MTEQEYIAAAQAIRERLYRTAFLYLGSEALALDAVDEAFYKGFRAYRKLRQAEFFNTWMTRILINVCQTELRRRKRETATDTLPEMAAEDFDALPLKEALARLPGELRSVVALRYFAGLTLAETAESLSIPPGTVSTRQRRALELLRLELTEEV from the coding sequence TTGACCGAGCAGGAATACATCGCCGCCGCCCAGGCCATCCGGGAACGGCTCTACCGCACCGCCTTTCTCTACCTGGGGAGCGAGGCTTTGGCCCTGGACGCGGTGGACGAGGCCTTTTACAAGGGCTTTCGTGCCTACCGTAAGCTTCGCCAGGCTGAGTTTTTTAACACCTGGATGACCCGCATCCTTATTAATGTCTGCCAGACCGAGCTGCGTCGCCGAAAGCGGGAGACGGCCACCGACACACTGCCCGAGATGGCGGCGGAGGACTTCGACGCCCTTCCCCTGAAAGAGGCTCTCGCCCGTCTGCCCGGGGAGCTGCGCTCCGTGGTTGCCCTGCGGTACTTCGCGGGACTCACCCTGGCGGAGACAGCGGAGAGCCTGTCCATTCCCCCCGGCACGGTCTCCACCCGCCAGCGGCGGGCCCTGGAGCTGCTGCGCCTGGAACTCACCGAGGAGGTGTAA
- the yfhQ gene encoding putative A/G-specific adenine glycosylase YfhQ (Evidence 3 : Function proposed based on presence of conserved amino acid motif, structural feature or limited homology), with amino-acid sequence MGALKYFCVHYIIAYMKNELNALPIPLLEWYHENARALPWRSDPTPYHVLVSEIMLQQTRVAAVLGYYARFLEALPTVSSLAAVEEDVLLKLWQGLGYYNRARNLQKAARQIMEDFGGEFPASYVNLLTLAGVGEYTAGAVASIAMGLPVPAVDGNVLRVVARIAGDGGDITKPDVKKRFTTALREVIPTAAPGDFNQALMELGATVCLPNGAPKCEACPAAHLCRAYQEGRTGELPVKAPKKARRAEGRIVYLILRDGKVAMRRRGRGLLEGLWEYPNTLAGEDPPMALTDLEFAAAGKHIFTHIEWHMTVFTAKAAEELPEGWVWADRAALRSDYAVPNAFRCCEPVLDRFL; translated from the coding sequence TTGGGTGCATTGAAATATTTTTGTGTTCACTATATAATAGCATACATGAAAAACGAATTAAACGCGCTGCCCATTCCGCTATTGGAGTGGTATCACGAAAACGCCAGGGCGTTGCCCTGGCGGAGCGACCCCACGCCGTACCATGTGCTGGTGTCGGAAATTATGCTCCAGCAGACGCGGGTTGCCGCGGTGCTGGGGTACTATGCCCGTTTCCTGGAGGCCCTGCCCACTGTTTCTAGTCTGGCGGCGGTGGAGGAGGACGTGCTGTTAAAGCTCTGGCAGGGGCTGGGGTACTATAACCGCGCCCGGAACCTCCAGAAGGCCGCCCGGCAGATCATGGAGGACTTCGGAGGGGAATTTCCGGCGAGCTACGTGAATCTGCTGACCCTGGCGGGTGTGGGGGAGTATACGGCGGGGGCCGTCGCCTCCATTGCCATGGGACTGCCCGTCCCGGCGGTGGACGGCAACGTCCTCCGGGTGGTGGCCCGCATCGCCGGGGATGGCGGAGACATCACCAAGCCCGATGTAAAGAAACGGTTTACCACCGCCTTGCGGGAGGTTATCCCCACCGCGGCGCCGGGGGACTTCAACCAGGCCCTCATGGAGCTGGGAGCCACCGTCTGCCTTCCCAACGGCGCGCCGAAATGCGAGGCCTGCCCGGCGGCCCACCTATGCAGGGCCTACCAGGAGGGACGCACGGGGGAGCTCCCCGTCAAGGCCCCCAAAAAGGCCCGGCGGGCGGAGGGGCGGATCGTCTATCTGATCCTCCGGGACGGAAAGGTGGCCATGCGGCGCAGGGGGAGGGGCCTTTTGGAAGGACTGTGGGAATACCCCAACACCCTGGCGGGAGAAGACCCGCCAATGGCGCTGACTGATTTGGAGTTTGCCGCCGCGGGGAAGCATATCTTTACCCATATCGAGTGGCACATGACGGTCTTTACCGCGAAGGCGGCGGAGGAGTTGCCCGAGGGCTGGGTCTGGGCCGATCGAGCCGCCCTGCGCTCGGACTATGCCGTACCCAACGCGTTCCGGTGCTGCGAGCCGGTGCTGGACAGATTCTTGTAA
- the ywdH gene encoding putative aldehyde dehydrogenase YwdH (Evidence 3 : Function proposed based on presence of conserved amino acid motif, structural feature or limited homology), whose protein sequence is MDLTALVTAQRQHFNTGATRGVAIRRLMLDKLERAILAHEGELLSALEEDLGKAAFEAYASELGIVLGELRFAKRHVERWAADQKRRSPLAVFPARSRVMADPRGVALIMSPWNYPVQLTLVPLISALAAGCTAVVKPSAYASATSAAIGRLIESVFDPRLVAVVEGGRAENAALLEEKFDYIFFTGSTEVGKTVMTAAAKHLAPVTLELGGKSPVIIREDADIPLTARRLAWGKFLNAGQTCVAPDHVYVPERLRDALVAELARQIKKLYGPDPLAGPDLPKIVNERHFQRLCALMGSGRVAVGGRTDPERRRIEPTVLVDVAEEDAVMAEEIFGPILPILTYTDLDELVVRQQAKPKPLALYLFTRDQSEAQYLVERLPSGGVCVNDAVVHLASSHVPFGGVGESGMGSCHGKAGFDTFTHYRTVVCRGRLDVPVRYPPYGGKKISLLKKLM, encoded by the coding sequence ATGGACCTTACTGCTCTTGTGACCGCCCAGCGGCAGCATTTTAATACCGGGGCTACCCGGGGCGTCGCTATCCGGCGGCTTATGCTGGACAAACTGGAGCGGGCCATCCTCGCCCACGAGGGGGAGCTGCTCTCCGCGCTGGAGGAAGACCTTGGCAAGGCGGCCTTCGAGGCCTACGCCAGTGAGCTGGGCATCGTGCTGGGGGAGCTGCGGTTTGCCAAGCGCCATGTGGAGCGCTGGGCGGCCGACCAAAAGCGGCGCAGCCCTCTGGCGGTCTTCCCGGCGCGGAGCCGGGTGATGGCCGATCCGCGGGGCGTTGCCCTTATCATGTCACCCTGGAATTACCCGGTGCAGCTCACCTTGGTGCCCCTTATTTCTGCTCTGGCAGCTGGGTGTACCGCCGTGGTGAAACCCTCGGCCTACGCCAGCGCCACCTCAGCGGCCATCGGGCGGCTGATTGAGAGCGTCTTTGACCCCAGACTGGTGGCGGTAGTGGAAGGAGGGCGGGCCGAGAATGCCGCCCTGCTGGAGGAGAAGTTTGACTACATCTTCTTCACCGGTTCTACCGAAGTGGGGAAGACGGTGATGACGGCGGCGGCCAAGCACCTCGCGCCCGTGACGTTGGAGCTGGGGGGTAAGTCCCCGGTCATTATCCGCGAGGACGCGGACATCCCACTGACAGCCCGCCGGCTTGCCTGGGGCAAGTTTTTGAACGCTGGGCAGACCTGCGTGGCCCCCGACCATGTGTACGTACCTGAGCGCCTGCGGGACGCTCTGGTAGCGGAGCTGGCGCGGCAGATCAAAAAGCTCTACGGGCCCGACCCGCTCGCCGGTCCCGACCTGCCCAAGATCGTCAACGAGCGGCACTTCCAGCGGCTCTGCGCCCTGATGGGCTCCGGACGGGTAGCCGTTGGGGGACGGACCGACCCGGAACGGCGGCGCATTGAGCCCACGGTATTGGTGGACGTGGCCGAGGAGGATGCCGTCATGGCCGAGGAGATTTTCGGGCCCATTTTGCCCATCCTCACCTATACAGATCTGGACGAACTTGTCGTCCGCCAGCAGGCAAAGCCCAAGCCCCTGGCCCTCTATCTTTTTACGAGGGATCAGAGCGAGGCGCAGTATCTGGTGGAGCGCCTGCCCTCCGGCGGTGTATGCGTGAACGACGCGGTGGTGCACCTGGCCTCCTCCCACGTGCCCTTCGGCGGAGTGGGGGAGAGCGGCATGGGCTCCTGCCATGGCAAAGCGGGGTTCGACACCTTCACCCACTACCGCACGGTGGTATGCCGCGGGCGGTTGGACGTGCCGGTCCGATATCCGCCCTATGGAGGGAAGAAGATATCCCTTTTAAAAAAACTGATGTGA
- a CDS encoding Transcription activator, AraC family: MDYLQTMQRAIDYMEEHMLEKISYEDAARQVYLSCYHFHRLFSMLTGITPNEYLRNRRLSMAGQELTLSGKKVIDIALKYGYESPESFAKAFSRFHGVTPNAARHPGMQLQSFNRLVIKIKLEGGTAMEYKITEKKGLTLLATVRAFKNESIAEEKNTEISDFWTQCDKDGTFDVLRQHAKHPDLYGVCAPISKESGYFDYGIGVQYGGGDVPAGYRLWEVKPTLWAVFPCVGTDPSCIAETWDRIFKEFLPGSDYNMLDDADFELYSQDHPSGCFCEIWIPVERKAQGV, translated from the coding sequence ATGGATTATCTGCAGACCATGCAAAGGGCCATCGATTACATGGAGGAGCATATGTTGGAAAAAATCAGCTATGAGGATGCGGCACGGCAGGTATACCTGTCCTGCTATCATTTTCACCGGCTGTTCAGTATGCTCACCGGGATTACCCCAAACGAGTACCTCCGAAATCGAAGGCTTTCCATGGCGGGTCAGGAGCTGACCCTTTCGGGCAAAAAGGTGATCGATATTGCCCTGAAGTACGGCTACGAATCCCCTGAGAGCTTTGCCAAGGCGTTTTCCCGATTTCACGGCGTGACCCCCAACGCCGCGCGACACCCGGGCATGCAGTTGCAATCCTTCAACCGTCTCGTCATCAAAATAAAGCTGGAGGGCGGAACTGCTATGGAGTACAAAATTACGGAAAAAAAGGGACTTACGCTGTTGGCGACGGTCCGGGCATTCAAAAATGAGTCGATCGCAGAGGAGAAGAACACTGAAATATCGGATTTCTGGACCCAGTGCGATAAAGACGGCACGTTCGACGTGCTGAGACAGCATGCAAAACACCCCGACCTATATGGCGTATGCGCCCCAATTTCCAAGGAGAGCGGGTATTTCGACTACGGCATCGGGGTGCAGTACGGCGGCGGAGACGTTCCCGCCGGGTACCGCCTTTGGGAGGTCAAGCCCACCCTCTGGGCTGTGTTCCCCTGCGTCGGGACCGATCCGAGCTGCATCGCCGAGACCTGGGACCGGATCTTCAAAGAATTTTTGCCCGGCTCCGACTACAATATGCTCGACGATGCGGACTTCGAGCTGTACTCGCAGGACCACCCGTCCGGGTGTTTCTGCGAAATCTGGATTCCCGTTGAGCGGAAGGCACAGGGTGTTTAA
- a CDS encoding conserved hypothetical protein (Evidence 4 : Homologs of previously reported genes of unknown function), with protein sequence MVCNLCPRCCNALRTEREGGGYCGMPSLPVLARAALHPWEEPPISGTRGSGTVFFSGCSLGCIFCQNGSISHENFGKSVPVARLREIFFELIAQGAHNINLVNPTHFSHAVIETLREPLPVPVVWNSGGYDKVETLRALEGKVQVYLPDLKYLDSAMAGECSDAPDYPQVATAAIREMVRQTGPYVIENGLMKRGVIIRHLILPGRAAEAKAVMDWISGTFPPHMVMLSLMSQYVPFGRARETPGLDRTLRPSEIRAAEAYFSALDLDGFTQELLSATEGFVPAFDLTGI encoded by the coding sequence ATGGTGTGCAATCTCTGCCCCCGGTGCTGCAACGCCCTCCGCACCGAGCGGGAGGGAGGCGGGTACTGTGGTATGCCATCTCTCCCCGTGCTGGCCCGGGCCGCCCTTCATCCATGGGAGGAGCCGCCCATCTCGGGTACCCGGGGTTCGGGTACCGTCTTCTTCTCGGGCTGCTCCCTCGGCTGTATCTTCTGCCAGAACGGGAGCATCAGCCATGAGAATTTTGGAAAGAGCGTGCCGGTGGCGCGCCTTCGGGAGATCTTCTTCGAGCTGATCGCCCAGGGGGCCCACAACATCAATCTGGTGAACCCCACCCATTTCTCCCACGCGGTGATCGAGACCCTGCGGGAGCCCCTGCCCGTACCCGTGGTGTGGAATTCGGGCGGGTATGACAAAGTGGAGACCCTGCGGGCTTTAGAGGGGAAAGTGCAGGTCTATCTGCCCGACCTCAAATATCTGGACTCGGCCATGGCCGGAGAGTGCTCTGATGCGCCGGACTATCCCCAGGTTGCCACCGCCGCCATCCGGGAGATGGTGCGCCAGACAGGGCCCTACGTCATTGAGAACGGCCTCATGAAGCGGGGGGTCATTATCCGCCACTTGATTTTGCCCGGCAGGGCTGCGGAGGCCAAGGCAGTGATGGATTGGATCTCCGGGACCTTTCCGCCTCATATGGTGATGCTCTCCCTTATGAGCCAGTATGTCCCTTTCGGGAGAGCCAGGGAGACACCCGGTCTTGACCGCACCCTGCGCCCCTCAGAAATCCGTGCGGCGGAAGCGTACTTCTCCGCTCTGGATTTGGACGGATTTACCCAGGAGCTTCTCTCAGCCACGGAGGGGTTCGTCCCTGCGTTTGATTTGACGGGTATATAA
- a CDS encoding Pseudouridine synthase, which produces MSPRRLTLYITPVLTGRTVDSLLRRTLGLSGTVLRRMKCLEDGITLDGIRVFTSAVVQEGQTLSALVGDVERRSGIPSVPGQLELVYEDADLVVINKAPGIPSHPGPGHWDDTLGNYLLAHYDALGEPFTDFHPVHRLDKGTSGLMVAAKHAHAQEILKNQLHTPDFRRVYLAVCDGVPYPAAGTVDAPIGRVDESLIARQVRSDGLAARTRYEVIKQKNGRALLRLELETGRTHQIRVHMAHIGHPLTGDFLYGVEDHALISRPALHSAELTLRHPVTGEVLAFSAPLPTDILALL; this is translated from the coding sequence ATGAGTCCCCGCCGTCTCACTCTGTATATCACGCCCGTACTGACGGGGAGAACGGTAGACTCCCTCCTCCGCAGGACCCTGGGCCTCTCAGGCACCGTCCTGCGCCGGATGAAGTGCCTGGAGGACGGCATTACCCTGGACGGGATACGTGTCTTTACCAGCGCCGTCGTTCAGGAGGGGCAGACCCTCTCGGCTTTGGTGGGGGATGTGGAGCGGCGCAGCGGCATCCCCAGCGTGCCGGGTCAGCTGGAGCTGGTCTATGAGGATGCCGACCTGGTAGTCATCAACAAGGCCCCCGGCATCCCCTCCCACCCCGGCCCCGGTCACTGGGACGATACACTGGGCAACTACCTTCTGGCCCACTACGACGCGCTCGGGGAGCCCTTTACCGACTTCCACCCCGTCCACCGGCTGGACAAGGGCACCAGCGGCCTCATGGTGGCGGCCAAGCACGCCCACGCCCAGGAGATACTGAAAAACCAGCTTCATACCCCCGACTTCCGACGGGTGTACCTCGCCGTATGCGACGGCGTTCCCTACCCTGCCGCCGGGACGGTGGACGCCCCCATCGGCAGAGTAGACGAATCCCTCATCGCGCGTCAGGTCCGCTCTGACGGGCTGGCTGCCCGCACCCGTTATGAGGTAATCAAACAAAAAAATGGCCGCGCCCTCCTCCGTCTGGAACTGGAGACCGGGCGCACCCACCAGATTCGGGTCCACATGGCCCATATCGGACATCCCCTCACCGGGGACTTCCTCTATGGCGTCGAGGACCACGCTCTCATCTCCCGCCCCGCCCTCCACTCTGCTGAGCTCACCCTCCGTCACCCCGTCACCGGGGAGGTGCTGGCCTTCTCCGCCCCCCTCCCCACCGATATACTCGCGCTCTTATAG